Proteins encoded together in one Triticum dicoccoides isolate Atlit2015 ecotype Zavitan chromosome 7B, WEW_v2.0, whole genome shotgun sequence window:
- the LOC119341589 gene encoding ABC transporter G family member 42-like translates to MPMACLRLCPAKTTAFPACQILGLDICADTIVGDQMQRGISGGQKKRVTTGEMIVGPTKVLFMDEISTGLDSSTTFQIVKCLQQIVHLGEATILMSLLQPAPETFELFDDIILLSEGQIVYQGPRDYVLEFFELCGFHCPERKGTADFLQEVTSKKDQEQYWADRQRPYRYISVSEFAQRFKRYHVGLQLENHLSVPFDKSRSHQAALVFSKHSVSTQELLKVSFEKEWLLIKRNSFFYIFKTIQLIIVALIASTVFLRTQMHTTNLDNGFVYIGALIFTLVVNMFNGFAELSLTITRLPVFYKHRDLLFYPAWIFTLPNVVLTIPFSIIETTVWVVVTYYTMGFAPEADRFFKQLLLVFLIQQMAAGLFRAIAALCRSMIIAQTGGALFLLFFFSLGGFLLPKDFIPKWWTWGYWISPLVYGYNALVVNEFYATRWMDKFVTDKNGVSKRLGIAILEGTNIFTDKNWFWIGAAGLLGFTIFFNVLFTMSLTYLNPLGQPQAVISEETAKEAEGNGLPREAVSNDSTRRYGRMKSKDGSSNKEMGEMRPMTRLGNSSSNAISRVKSVGRNDSSPRRGMVLPFSPLSMCFEDVNYYVDMPAEMKQRVTDDRLQLLRGVTGSFRPGVLTALMGVSGAGKTTLMDVLAGRKTGGYIEGDVRISGYPKNQATFARISGYCEQNDIHSPQVMIRESLIYSAFLRLPEKIGDQDITDDIKIQFVDEVMELVELDNLKDALVGLPGISGLSTEQRKRLTIAVELVANPSIIFMDEPTSGLDARAAAIVMRTVRNTVDTGRTVVCTIHQPSIDIFEAFDELLLLKRGGQVIYSGKLGLNSQEMVEYFEAIPGVPKIKDKYNPATWMLEVSSVAAEVRLNMDFADYYKTSDLFKKNKALVNRLSQPEPGTSDLYFPTEYSQSIIGQFKACLWKHWLTYWRSPDYNLVRFSFTLFTALLLGSIFWKIGTNIGDANTLRMVIGAMYTAVMFVGINNCSSVQPIVSIERTVFYRERAAGMYSAMPYAIAQVVMEIPYVFVQASYYTLIIYAMMGFQWTVAKFFWFFFVSYFSFLYFTYYGMMTVSISPNHEVAAIFAAAFYSLFNLFSGFFIPRPKIPKWWIWYYWICPLAWTVYGLIVTQYGDLEETISVPGQSDQPISYYISHHFGFHRSFMAVVAPVLVLFAVFFAFMYALCLKKLSFQQR, encoded by the exons ATGCCCATGGCCTGTTTGCGTTTATGCCCAGCCAAAACCACTGCTTTTCCTGCATGCCAG ATATTGGGGTTGGACATATGCGCGGACACCATCGTCGGTGACCAGATGCAGAGGGGCATATCTGGTGGCCAGAAGAAGCGTGTCACCACCG GAGAAATGATTGTCGGTCCGACAAAGGTGCTATTCATGGATGAGATATCAACTGGGTTGGACAGCTCCACCACCTTCCAGATTGTCAAATGTCTGCAGCAGATTGTGCACTTGGGCGAGGCCACGATCCTCATGTCCCTCCTCCAGCCAGCCCCTGAGACCTTTGAACTATTTGATGATATCATCCTCCTGTCAGAAGGCCAGATTGTTTATCAGGGACCCCGTGATTATGTCCTTGAATTCTTTGAGTTGTGTGGCTTTCACTGCCCAGAGCGCAAGGGCACCGCAGACTTTCTTCAGGAG GTCACATCAAAGAAGGATCAGGAGCAGTACTGGGCTGACAGGCAGAGGCCGTACCGATATATTTCAGTCTCGGAATTTGCCCAGAGGTTTAAGAGGTATCATGTTGGGCTACAACTCGAGAACCATCTCTCGGTGCCATTTGACAAGAGCCGCAGCCATCAAGCTGCCCTTGTCTTCTCCAAGCACTCGGTGTCAACTCAAGAGCTCCTCAAGGTATCCTTTGAGAAGGAGTGGCTCCTCATAAAGCGCAATTCGTTTTTTTACATCTTCAAGACCATACAG CTCATCATTGTAGCCCTTATCGCGTCAACGGTATTTCTAAGGACCCAGATGCACACAACGAATTTGGACAATGGTTTTGTCTACATTGGAGCATTGATTTTTACTCTGGTTGTGAACATGTTCAATGGTTTTGCTGAGCTCTCTTTGACCATCACAAGGTTGCCTGTCTTCTACAAGCACCGGGACCTCCTCTTCTACCCTGCTTGGATATTCACACTACCGAATGTCGTTCTCACAATCCCATTTTCAATTATCGAAACCACAGTCTGGGTGGTTGTCACATACTACACTATGGGATTTGCCCCAGAAGCTGACAG GTTTTTCAAGCAGTTGCTACTTGTGTTCTTGATCCAGCAGATGGCTGCTGGGCTTTTCAGAGCAATTGCTGCACTGTGCAGATCCATGATCATTGCTCAAACCGGAGGAGCCTTgttccttctcttcttcttttcCCTTGGAGGCTTTCTTCTGCCAAAAG ACTTCATCCCAAAATGGTGGACCTGGGGTTATTGGATTTCACCGCTGGTGTATGGATATAATGCTCTAGTAGTGAATGAATTCTATGCTACTCGATGGATGGACAAGTTTGTAACG GACAAGAATGGTGTTTCCAAAAGACTAGGTATAGCTATTCTAGAAGGCACAAACATCTTTACTGACAAAAACTGGTTCTGGATTGGAGCAGCAGGGCTGTTAGGTTTCACAATCTTCTTCAATGTGCTCTTCACTATGTCCCTCACGTATCTGAATC CCTTGGGCCAACCACAAGCTGTTATATCTGAAGAAACTGCAAAGGAAGCAGAAGGCAATGGCCTCCCAAGAGAGGCAGTTAGCAATGATAGTACAAGAAGATATGGCAGGATGAAATCGAAGGATGGTTCCAGTAATA AGGAAATGGGTGAGATGAGACCTATGACTCGTTTGGGCAATAGTTCATCAAATGCGATTTCACGAGTCAAGTCCGTTGGCAGAAATGAttcttctccaagaagaggaaTGGTTCTTCCATTCTCCCCTCTATCCATGTGTTTTGAGGATGTGAACTACTATGTCGACATGCCTGCA GAAATGAAACAAAGAGTGACGGATGATAGGCTCCAATTGTTACGTGGCGTTACTGGATCATTTAGACCAGGAGTGCTAACAGCGCTCATGGGAGTCAGTGGAGCTGGAAAGACGACTCTTATGGATGTTTTAGCTGGAAGAAAGACTGGTGGTTATATTGAAGGAGATGTCAGAATTTCTGGTTATCCAAAAAACCAAGCAACATTTGCAAGgatttctggttattgtgagcaaaATGATATCCATTCACCTCAGGTCATGATTAGAGAATCTCTTATATACTCCGCCTTCTTGCGTCTTCCTGAAAAGATCGGAGATCAAGATATCACTGATGATATCAAGATA CAATTTGTTGATGAAGTTATGGAGCTAGTGGAGCTTGACAATCTGAAGGATGCTTTAGTCGGCCTGCCAGGAATTTCAGGGCTTTCAACAGAGCAAAGAAAGAGGTTAACTATAGCTGTGGAGCTTGTCGCAAATCCATCGATCATCTTCATGGATGAACCGACATCAGGTCTTGATGCAAGAGCAGCAGCAATTGTCATGAGAACAGTGAGGAACACCGTTGACACTGGACGGACAGTGGTTTGCACAATCCACCAGCCAAGCATTGACATCTTTGAAGCTTTTGATGAG TTGCTATTACTGAAAAGAGGAGGCCAGGTGATATACTCTGGGAAACTGGGTCTCAACTCACAGGAAATGGTCGAATACTTTGAG GCAATTCCTGGAGTGCCTAAAATCAAAGATAAGTACAATCCTGCAACATGGATGCTTGAGGTCAGTTCAGTTGCTGCAGAAGTACGCTTAAACATGGATTTTGCTGACTACTACAAGACTTCAGATCTGTTTAA GAAAAACAAGGCATTGGTTAACCGGCTAAGTCAACCAGAACCAGGAACATCAGATCTGTATTTTCCTACAGAATATTCTCAATCCATTATAGGGCAGTTCAAAGCCTGCCTCTGGAAGCATTGGCTGACCTATTGGCGCAGTCCAGATTACAACCTCGTCAGATTTTCCTTCACTTTGTTCACAGCCTTGCTGCTCGGCTCCATATTTTGGAAGATCGGCACCAATAT CGGAGATGCCAATACTCTTAGAATGGTCATTGGAGCAATGTATACAGCAGTGATGTTCGTCGGCATCAACAACTGTTCAAGCGTTCAGCCAATTGTTTCAATCGAGAGAACAGTTTTCTACCGAGAGAGGGCTGCTGGGATGTACTCTGCAATGCCCTATGCCATTGCTCAG GTTGTCATGGAGATACCTTATGTCTTCGTCCAAGCCTCGTATTACACCCTCATCATATACGCGATGATGGGCTTCCAGTGGACAGTTGCCAAGTTCTTCTGGTTCTTCTTCGTCTCCTACTTTTCCTTCCTCTACTTCACCTACTACGGGATGATGACTGTATCAATCTCACCAAACCATGAAGTTGCAGCCATCTTCGCCGCAGCTTTTTATTCCCTCTTCAACCTTTTCTCTGGATTCTTCATCCCGAGACCG AAAATCCCCAAATGGTGGATCTGGTACTACTGGATTTGCCCATTGGCATGGACAGTTTATGGGCTCATAGTGACACAATATGGAGACCTGGAAGAGACCATCTCCGTCCCAGGACAATCAGACCAGCCAATCAGTTACTACATAAGTCATCACTTTGGATTCCACAGGAGCTTCATGGCGGTCGTTGCACCGGTGCTTGTGCTCTTTGCGGTGTTCTTCGCGTTCATGTATGCTCTCTGCCTAAAGAAGTTGAGCTTCCAACAACGATAG